In Gouania willdenowi chromosome 17, fGouWil2.1, whole genome shotgun sequence, one DNA window encodes the following:
- the LOC114479546 gene encoding involucrin-like: MKDKKNAHRDRYHPRDQRPKNDSSEAMPPKPPAKAPPQKPKIVNSMFLHDPTPGRHGGQVKKSNGVGPGNKKLNKEERRAQKQARNRAAHLLALEDATTESVDGKKPEEQVRIHREPETSTSQLEDHVELPKQPETSTEHFEDHVKLPGEAETSTSNFEDHVELPKELETSTKHFEDHVNLPGEPETSTSNFEDHVELPKEPETSTEHFEDHVKLSGEAETSTSNFEDHVELPKELETSTKHFEDHVNLPGEPETSTSNFEDHVALPKEPETSTEHFEDHVKLSGEAETSTSNFEDHVELPKELETSTKHFEDHVNLPGEPETSTSNFEDHVELPKEPETSTEHFEDHVKLSGEAETSTSNFEDHVELPKELETSTKHFEDHVNLPGEPETSTSNFEDHVELPKELETSTKHFEDHVNLPGEPETSTEHFEEHVNLPGEPETSTSNFEDHVALPKEPETSTEHFEDHVKLSGEAETSTSNFEDHVALPKEPETSTEHFEDHVKLSGEAETSTSNFEDHVELPKELETSTKHFEDHVNLPGEPETSTEHFEEHVNLPGEPETSTSNFEDHVELPGEDGTSTQELIQLSSSLIQVPADQKSPQTQRALRIQELDQQSQWKSTFLSHQHETYSVLDQQKKDIDVLKVSLVQVQQTSKDQQSRWQKDWEGFMETQEENRKMINLLYTALMDKEDHRPKKKNFFQRLIKTVKKRWQKMKNSF, encoded by the coding sequence ATGAAGGATAAGAAGAACGCACACAGAGATCGCTACCATCCTAGGGACCAGAGACCTAAGAACGATTCATCTGAGGCTATGCCTCCAAAACCTCCAGCCAAGGCTCCTCCTCAGAAGCCTAAAATCGTCAATAGCATGTTCCTTCATGATCCAACACCTGGTCGTCATGGAGGACAAGTTAAAAAATCGAATGGGGTTGGTCcaggaaacaaaaaactaaacaaggaGGAGCGGAGAGCTCAGAAACAAGCCAGAAATCGGGCTGCACACCTCCTAGCTCTGGAAGATGCCACCACTGAGTCTGTGGATGGGAAGAAGCCTGAAGAACAGGTGAGGATTCACAGAGAACCTGAAACTTCCACCTCACAgcttgaggaccatgtggagcttccAAAACAACCTGAAACCTCCACCGAACACTTTGAGGACCATGTGAAGCTTCCCGGAGAAGCTGAAACCTCCACCTCAAActttgaggaccatgtggagcttccTAAAGAACTTGAAACCTCCACCAAACACTTTGAGGACCATGTGAACCTTCCCGGAGAACCTGAAACCTCCACCTCAAActttgaggaccatgtggagcttccTAAAGAACCTGAAACCTCCACCGAACACTTTGAGGACCATGTGAAGCTTTCCGGAGAAGCTGAAACCTCCACCTCAAActttgaggaccatgtggagcttccTAAAGAACTTGAAACCTCCACCAAACACTTTGAGGACCATGTGAACCTTCCCGGAGAACCTGAAACCTCCACCTCAAACTTTGAGGACCATGTGGCGCTTCCTAAAGAACCTGAAACCTCCACCGAACACTTTGAGGACCATGTGAAGCTTTCCGGAGAAGCTGAAACCTCCACCTCAAActttgaggaccatgtggagcttccTAAAGAACTTGAAACCTCCACCAAACACTTTGAGGACCATGTGAACCTTCCCGGAGAACCTGAAACCTCCACCTCAAActttgaggaccatgtggagcttccTAAAGAACCTGAAACCTCCACCGAACACTTTGAGGACCATGTGAAGCTTTCCGGAGAAGCTGAAACCTCCACCTCAAActttgaggaccatgtggagcttccTAAAGAACTTGAAACCTCCACCAAACACTTTGAGGACCATGTGAACCTTCCCGGAGAACCTGAAACCTCCACCTCAAActttgaggaccatgtggagcttccTAAAGAACTTGAAACCTCCACCAAACACTTTGAGGACCATGTGAACCTTCCCGGAGAACCTGAAACCTCCACCGAACACTTTGAGGAACATGTGAACCTTCCCGGAGAACCTGAAACCTCCACCTCAAACTTTGAGGACCATGTGGCGCTTCCTAAAGAACCTGAAACCTCCACCGAACACTTTGAGGACCATGTGAAGCTTTCCGGAGAAGCTGAAACCTCCACCTCAAACTTTGAGGACCATGTGGCGCTTCCTAAAGAACCTGAAACCTCCACCGAACACTTTGAGGACCATGTGAAGCTTTCCGGAGAAGCTGAAACCTCCACCTCAAActttgaggaccatgtggagcttccTAAAGAACTTGAAACCTCCACCAAACACTTTGAGGACCATGTGAACCTTCCCGGAGAACCTGAAACCTCCACCGAACACTTTGAGGAACATGTGAACCTTCCCGGAGAACCTGAAACCTCCACCTCAAActttgaggaccatgtggagcttccCGGAGAAGATGGAACCTCCACCCAGGAGCTCATACAGCTCAGTTCTTCACTGATCCAGGTACCAGCAGACCAAAAGAGCCCACAGACCCAAAGGGCGCTTCGGATCCAAGAGCTGGACCAGCAGAGCCAGTGGAAGAGCACATTTCTGAGTCACCAACATGAGACTTATTCTGTCCTGGACCAGCAGAAAAAGGACATTGATGTCCTCAAAGTGTCTCTGGTCCAGGTCCAACAAACCTCAAAGGACCAGCAGAGCCGGTGGCAGAAAGACTGGGAAGGCTTCATGGAAACACAGGAGGAAAACAGGAAGATGATAAACCTCCTTTACACTGCGCTGATGGACAAGGAAGACCATCGTcccaaaaagaaaaacttcTTTCAGCGACTCATCAAAACTGTGAAGAAGCGATGGCAGAAGATGAAAAACAGCTTTTGA